A genomic region of Kluyveromyces marxianus DMKU3-1042 DNA, complete genome, chromosome 5 contains the following coding sequences:
- the NTF2 gene encoding Ran GTPase-binding protein NTF2 produces MSVDFSSLAQQFTEFYYNQFDSDRTQLGNLYREQSMLTFETTQVQGAKDIVEKLVSLPFQKVAHRITTLDAQPASPNGDVLVMITGDLLIDEEQNPQRFSQVFHLMPEGSSYYVYNDIFRLNYSA; encoded by the coding sequence ATGTCCGTCGATTTTTCCTCCTTGGCCCAACAATTCACAGAATTCTACTACAACCAGTTCGATTCGGACAGAACCCAACTGGGCAACCTCTACAGAGAGCAGTCCATGTTGACCTTTGAGACCACCCAGGTCCAAGGTGCCAAGGATATCGTCGAGAAGCTTGTTTCCTTGCCTTTCCAGAAGGTGGCCCACCGTATCACCACTTTGGATGCGCAACCAGCCTCTCCAAACGGTGATGTTCTTGTGATGATCACCGGTGATTTGCTCATCGATGAGGAGCAAAACCCACAACGTTTCTCGCAGGTGTTCCACTTGATGCCTGAGGGCAGCTCGTACTATGT